Proteins encoded in a region of the Nocardia asteroides genome:
- a CDS encoding deoxyribonuclease IV, whose protein sequence is MRIGAHVRLDSDPIGFGEKLGADVIQMFVVDPQSWDKPTSHPRTEEILASPIEVVVHSSYQINVASLNNRLRMPSRNAVAQQAKAAAELGAFGLVVHGGHVRSDAELDTGIDNWRKLFERQQDKGGFAVPILIENTAGGNHAMARHFDSIARLWDAVGDYGAGFCLDTCHAWAGGEELVGVVDRIKAITGRIDLVHLNSSRDEFDSGADRHANFADGTIDPQLLAEVCRTAGAPVVLETPADGLAEDLAYLRECCV, encoded by the coding sequence ATGCGCATTGGAGCACATGTCCGGCTCGACAGCGACCCGATCGGTTTCGGGGAGAAGCTCGGCGCCGACGTCATCCAGATGTTCGTGGTCGATCCGCAGAGCTGGGACAAACCCACCTCGCATCCGCGGACCGAGGAGATCCTCGCGAGCCCGATCGAGGTCGTGGTGCATTCCTCCTATCAGATCAACGTCGCTAGCCTGAACAACCGGCTGCGCATGCCCTCTCGCAACGCGGTCGCGCAGCAGGCGAAGGCAGCCGCCGAACTCGGCGCCTTCGGCCTGGTGGTGCATGGAGGGCACGTGCGTTCCGACGCCGAACTGGACACCGGAATCGACAACTGGCGCAAGTTGTTCGAGCGGCAGCAGGACAAGGGCGGTTTCGCGGTGCCGATCCTGATCGAGAACACCGCGGGCGGCAATCACGCCATGGCCAGGCATTTCGACTCCATCGCCCGGCTGTGGGACGCGGTCGGCGACTACGGCGCCGGTTTCTGCCTGGACACCTGCCACGCCTGGGCGGGTGGTGAGGAACTGGTCGGCGTCGTCGACCGGATCAAGGCGATCACCGGACGGATCGACCTGGTGCACCTGAACTCCTCCCGCGACGAGTTCGACTCCGGCGCCGACCGGCACGCCAACTTCGCCGATGGCACCATCGACCCGCAACTGCTCGCCGAGGTGTGCCGGACGGCGGGCGCCCCCGTGGTCCTGGAAACCCCGGCCGACGGACTCGCGGAGGATCTGGCGTATCTGCGCGAGTGCTGTGTTTGA
- a CDS encoding TauD/TfdA family dioxygenase codes for MTVAPATPSTASVTRLGARIGARIDNVRLGGDLDPVTVEVIHRALLEHKVIFFRGQDHLTEDGQYEFAQLLGSPTTPHPTVTSHGVKSLAIDSEHGRANSWHTDVTFVDRIPKASVLRAVQLPPYGGATTWASTVAAYESLPEPLERLAESLRAVHTNVYDYAARTGEQPQPNAAAYRAEFESTYYETEHPVVRVHPETGERALLLGHFVKHFVGLSSAESHALFRLFQDRVTRLENTTRWNWAPGDVAIWDNRATQHYAIDDYDDQPRKLTRITLAGDVPVGVDGSPSTVIAGDAEHYSIIEDTRLVAS; via the coding sequence ATGACGGTCGCACCCGCCACCCCATCCACAGCCTCGGTGACCAGGCTCGGCGCCCGTATCGGCGCGCGAATCGACAACGTCCGGCTCGGCGGCGATCTGGACCCGGTCACGGTCGAGGTGATCCATCGCGCGCTGCTGGAGCACAAGGTCATCTTCTTCCGCGGGCAGGATCACCTCACCGAGGACGGGCAATACGAGTTCGCCCAACTGCTCGGCTCACCCACCACCCCGCACCCGACGGTCACCTCGCACGGTGTGAAGAGCCTGGCGATCGATTCCGAGCACGGCCGCGCCAACAGCTGGCACACCGACGTCACCTTCGTCGACCGCATTCCGAAGGCGTCCGTCCTGCGCGCGGTTCAGCTGCCGCCCTATGGCGGCGCCACCACCTGGGCTTCCACCGTCGCGGCCTACGAGTCGCTACCGGAGCCGCTCGAGCGCCTCGCCGAGTCTCTGCGAGCCGTACACACCAACGTGTACGACTACGCCGCGCGCACCGGGGAGCAGCCGCAGCCCAACGCCGCCGCCTACCGCGCGGAGTTCGAGTCGACCTACTACGAAACCGAGCACCCTGTGGTGCGCGTGCACCCCGAGACCGGCGAGCGGGCGTTGCTGCTCGGCCACTTCGTCAAGCATTTCGTCGGGCTCTCCAGCGCGGAGTCGCACGCCCTGTTCCGGCTGTTCCAGGACCGGGTGACCCGTCTGGAGAACACCACCCGCTGGAACTGGGCGCCCGGCGACGTCGCCATCTGGGACAACCGCGCCACCCAGCACTACGCCATCGACGACTACGACGACCAGCCGCGCAAGTTGACCCGCATCACCCTGGCCGGCGACGTCCCGGTCGGCGTCGACGGCTCGCCGAGCACCGTTATCGCGGGCGACGCCGAGCACTACTCGATCATCGAGGACACACGGCTGGTCGCGTCCTGA
- a CDS encoding CoA transferase, whose protein sequence is MSIRPLDGVRVLELGNYIAAPTAGRILGDFGAEVIKVERPKAGDELRNWRLYGGDTSMLFRTINRNKKSITLDLRTEAGRGIVLDLIRRCDVLLENFRPGMLEKWGLGPEVLNEANPDLVITRISAYGQTGPLSDRPGFAAVAEAVGGLRELVGDPDRPPVRTGVSIGDSIAGIYAAFGTVMALFQRERRAEGDAPVPLPERLIDVALNEAILSVMESLVPDYLAYGIQRERVGGRMEGIAPSNAYPCSDGTSIIIGGNGDAIFQRYMAVIDRPDLAADPELQDNAGRWRHRERLDAAIGEWTVRHTRAEALKLLEAAGIPCGPIYTAADIVADEQYRARNMIQPFAVDVGAPEPKVVGFPGIVPVIGEQSLPIRSVGPDLGEHTREVLTGLLGMSEAEIDALEAR, encoded by the coding sequence ATGAGTATTCGGCCGCTGGACGGGGTGCGCGTCCTGGAACTCGGCAACTACATCGCCGCGCCGACCGCCGGGCGCATCCTCGGCGACTTCGGCGCCGAGGTGATCAAGGTGGAACGCCCGAAAGCCGGGGACGAGCTGCGCAACTGGCGGCTCTACGGCGGTGACACCTCGATGCTCTTCCGGACGATCAACCGCAACAAGAAATCGATCACGCTGGACCTGCGTACCGAGGCGGGACGTGGCATCGTGCTCGACCTGATCCGGCGTTGCGACGTGCTGCTGGAGAACTTCCGGCCCGGGATGCTGGAGAAGTGGGGCCTGGGTCCGGAGGTGCTGAACGAGGCGAACCCGGATCTGGTGATCACGAGGATCTCCGCCTACGGGCAGACCGGCCCGCTGTCGGATCGTCCCGGTTTCGCGGCGGTGGCCGAGGCCGTCGGCGGCCTGCGCGAACTGGTCGGCGACCCGGACCGTCCGCCCGTGCGGACCGGTGTCTCGATCGGGGATTCCATCGCGGGCATCTACGCCGCGTTCGGCACCGTGATGGCCCTGTTCCAGCGCGAACGCCGCGCCGAGGGGGACGCGCCGGTCCCGCTGCCCGAACGGCTGATCGACGTGGCGCTCAACGAGGCGATCCTGTCGGTGATGGAATCGCTGGTGCCGGACTATCTGGCCTACGGGATCCAGCGCGAACGCGTCGGCGGACGGATGGAGGGCATCGCCCCGAGCAACGCCTACCCGTGTTCGGACGGGACCAGCATCATCATCGGCGGCAACGGCGACGCCATCTTCCAGCGCTACATGGCGGTCATCGACCGGCCCGATCTGGCAGCCGACCCCGAACTCCAGGACAACGCGGGTCGCTGGCGCCACCGCGAACGCCTGGACGCGGCCATCGGCGAGTGGACGGTGCGCCATACCCGAGCCGAAGCGTTGAAGCTGCTGGAGGCCGCCGGGATCCCGTGCGGCCCGATCTACACGGCGGCCGACATCGTGGCCGACGAGCAGTATCGAGCGCGCAACATGATCCAGCCGTTCGCTGTGGACGTCGGCGCACCGGAGCCGAAGGTCGTCGGCTTTCCCGGCATCGTCCCGGTGATCGGCGAGCAGTCCCTGCCCATCCGCTCCGTCGGCCCCGACCTGGGGGAGCACACCCGGGAGGTGCTGACCGGGTTGCTCGGCATGAGCGAGGCCGAGATCGATGCGTTGGAGGCGCGATGA
- a CDS encoding hydroxymethylglutaryl-CoA lyase: MTAPVLRDVTLRDGLQLTGKMLPVQRKVDIARRLLALGVPALEIGSMARPDLVAPMANTMELVAALTPEELRHCWVWVATPRHVEKAAAAGVRNFQYCFSVSDAHNRANIGRDTEDSVAAMPDAVRLAREVHGSIQLCLATAFTCPFDGPVDPERVLAIACDPRTEGADDIVLADTLGQAHPGQVAALVAAVRDRTPPRRVVFHGHDTWGMGVANTLAAVAAGADMVDGALGGLGGCPFAPGASGNTASEDILFATRPEWFTPATLAALVNISEELLAELGEPNRSRALEGARSKASAFEWVVGAA; this comes from the coding sequence ATGACCGCGCCGGTGCTGCGCGACGTCACATTGCGCGACGGCCTGCAGCTGACCGGCAAGATGCTGCCGGTGCAGCGCAAGGTGGACATCGCGCGCCGCCTGCTCGCGCTGGGTGTGCCCGCACTGGAGATCGGCTCGATGGCGCGCCCGGACCTGGTCGCGCCGATGGCGAACACCATGGAACTGGTCGCCGCGCTGACCCCGGAGGAACTGCGCCACTGCTGGGTGTGGGTGGCGACGCCGCGCCACGTCGAGAAGGCAGCCGCGGCGGGGGTGCGCAACTTCCAGTACTGCTTCTCGGTCTCCGACGCGCACAATCGGGCGAACATCGGACGCGACACCGAGGACAGCGTCGCCGCCATGCCGGACGCGGTGCGACTGGCCCGGGAGGTGCACGGGTCCATCCAGCTGTGCTTGGCAACGGCTTTCACCTGCCCCTTCGACGGTCCGGTCGACCCGGAGCGAGTACTGGCCATCGCGTGCGACCCACGCACCGAGGGCGCCGACGACATCGTCCTGGCCGACACCCTCGGACAAGCTCATCCCGGCCAGGTCGCGGCGCTGGTCGCCGCGGTGCGGGACCGGACGCCCCCGCGCCGCGTCGTCTTCCACGGTCACGACACCTGGGGAATGGGCGTGGCCAACACCCTCGCCGCGGTCGCGGCGGGCGCGGACATGGTCGACGGCGCGCTCGGCGGGCTCGGCGGCTGCCCCTTCGCACCGGGAGCGAGCGGCAACACCGCCTCCGAGGACATCCTGTTCGCCACCAGGCCGGAATGGTTCACCCCCGCGACGCTGGCCGCACTGGTGAACATTTCCGAGGAGTTGCTGGCCGAACTCGGCGAACCCAACCGTTCGCGCGCACTCGAAGGCGCCCGCTCGAAAGCCTCGGCCTTCGAGTGGGTCGTGGGTGCGGCCTGA
- a CDS encoding ABC transporter ATP-binding protein has product MTSQALGADTADIAAPTDVAAHAIDLTKVYGSGDTQVRALDGVSAEFAKGEFTAIMGPSGSGKSTLMHCLAGLDSASSGTVRIGDTDLTTLSDKQMTRLRRDRIGFVFQAFNLVPTLTALENITLPLDIAGREPDQEWLDTVLKRLGLIDRLTHRPSELSGGQQQRVACARALAGKPEIIFGDEPTGNLDSRSSEEVLSILRAAVDEFGQTVVIVTHEPHAAGFADRVVFLADGRIVDEMRDPTADTVLDRMKSLEQA; this is encoded by the coding sequence ATGACTTCGCAAGCCTTGGGCGCAGATACCGCGGACATCGCGGCACCGACCGATGTCGCGGCCCACGCTATCGACCTGACCAAGGTCTACGGATCGGGTGACACGCAGGTCAGGGCATTGGACGGAGTGTCGGCCGAGTTCGCCAAGGGCGAGTTCACCGCGATCATGGGCCCGTCCGGGTCGGGCAAGTCGACCCTGATGCATTGCCTGGCCGGGCTCGACAGCGCCAGCTCCGGCACCGTCCGCATCGGCGACACCGACCTGACCACCCTGTCCGACAAGCAGATGACGCGCCTGCGGCGGGACCGGATCGGGTTCGTCTTCCAGGCGTTCAACCTGGTGCCGACGCTCACGGCGCTGGAGAACATCACGTTGCCGCTGGACATCGCCGGGCGCGAGCCCGACCAGGAGTGGCTGGACACGGTGTTGAAGCGGCTCGGGCTGATCGATCGTCTCACCCATCGTCCCAGCGAGCTGTCCGGCGGACAGCAGCAGCGGGTGGCCTGCGCCCGTGCCCTCGCGGGCAAGCCCGAGATCATCTTCGGTGACGAGCCGACCGGCAATCTGGACTCCCGGTCCTCGGAAGAGGTGCTGTCGATCCTGCGGGCCGCGGTGGACGAGTTCGGGCAGACGGTGGTGATCGTCACGCATGAACCGCACGCGGCCGGGTTCGCCGACCGGGTGGTGTTCCTGGCGGACGGGCGCATCGTCGACGAGATGCGTGATCCGACCGCCGACACCGTGCTCGACCGGATGAAATCGTTGGAGCAGGCGTGA
- a CDS encoding FtsX-like permease family protein, which translates to MAGSPMRKVALRNLAAHKVRLALTLLSVVLGTAFIAGSFVFTDTLQRTFDGIFANEAKGVDVRVSPKERQAQGIPNNVVEELAKYPGVRTAAPSVNGPVVLLDPAGKKSVQTGGAPTLGTSYLPPEKAVAEPEKFVQGAPPARPGEVALNTSGAERAGLKIGDRTKILIPSQPDPIDVTLTGIYEGSSDAGGFIGVLFEDTQARKLFTDGLHVAYVDLAATGIPGDELRDNLATQLPGYKVQNGDQVRADLKKEVSNALNFINYFLLAFGAIALIVGTFIIYNTFTMIVAQRLRELALLRAVGASRQQVGRSVVAEAFVIGAIGSVIGLAGGVGLAFGLSAALNAFDLGLPTGSMAVRPRTIVVGLLVGLAVTVVSAYAPARRASRIPPVQAMREEFASAGESLRVRTISGVVLGVLGVGLVVLGAQRTGGTAAATVGVGALGLIFAVLLAAPALSRPVVGGLGALVRPFGPIGRMARNNAARNPRRTAATAFALTLGLMLVSAIGMLGASAKASVGVLVDKGVRADYVLAGPQLLGVPFGAADAARTEAPGVEQAVGMRGAPFKIGDEQVFATSADGPLGGVLNYEIVRGTDTPGARDVLVSEDEAGERGWKVGDQVTPTSVDGKKVPLTVTGLYKKNPLLGPMVVSQTVYDEVVPLNFRTNFLVLIKARPGADLTQMRGDLEKATEQFVVVQVQDREEFKGAQGKQINTLLAILYGLLALAVVIAILGIVNTLALSVVERRREIGMLRAVGMQRAQVRRTIYLESMLIAVFGAIVGMVLGLGLGIGFLRTLRDLGLDQIAIPWNQLVLVLVSSAVVGVLAALWPAVRAARTPPLAAIADL; encoded by the coding sequence ATGGCCGGGAGCCCGATGCGCAAAGTCGCGCTGCGCAATCTCGCCGCGCACAAAGTGCGGCTCGCGCTGACCTTGTTGTCGGTGGTGCTCGGCACCGCGTTCATCGCGGGCTCGTTCGTGTTCACCGACACGCTGCAGCGCACCTTCGACGGCATCTTCGCCAACGAGGCCAAAGGCGTCGATGTCCGGGTGAGCCCGAAAGAGCGCCAGGCCCAAGGCATTCCGAACAATGTGGTGGAGGAGCTGGCGAAGTATCCGGGCGTCCGCACCGCCGCCCCCAGCGTGAACGGACCGGTGGTCCTGCTCGATCCGGCGGGCAAGAAATCCGTCCAGACCGGTGGTGCGCCCACCCTCGGCACGTCGTATCTGCCTCCGGAGAAGGCTGTCGCGGAACCGGAGAAGTTCGTGCAGGGCGCGCCGCCCGCCCGGCCGGGCGAGGTCGCGCTGAACACAAGCGGGGCCGAGCGGGCCGGGCTGAAGATCGGCGACCGGACCAAAATCCTCATTCCTTCCCAGCCCGATCCCATCGACGTGACCCTCACCGGGATCTACGAAGGATCGTCCGACGCGGGCGGTTTCATCGGAGTGCTGTTCGAGGACACACAGGCGCGCAAGCTGTTCACCGACGGCCTGCACGTCGCGTACGTCGACCTCGCGGCCACCGGCATCCCCGGTGACGAACTGCGCGACAACCTGGCCACGCAGCTGCCGGGCTACAAGGTGCAGAACGGTGATCAGGTGCGCGCGGACCTGAAGAAGGAAGTCTCCAACGCGCTCAACTTCATCAACTACTTCCTGCTCGCCTTCGGCGCGATCGCGCTGATCGTCGGCACGTTCATCATCTACAACACCTTCACGATGATCGTCGCGCAGCGTTTGCGGGAACTGGCGCTGCTGCGCGCGGTCGGCGCGAGCAGGCAACAGGTCGGCCGGTCGGTGGTGGCCGAGGCATTCGTCATCGGCGCGATCGGCAGTGTGATCGGACTCGCGGGCGGCGTCGGACTGGCGTTCGGGCTGTCGGCGGCGCTGAACGCGTTCGACCTCGGGTTGCCGACCGGATCGATGGCGGTGCGGCCGCGCACCATCGTGGTCGGACTGCTGGTCGGTCTCGCGGTGACCGTGGTGAGCGCCTACGCGCCCGCGCGGCGCGCCTCGCGGATTCCGCCTGTGCAGGCCATGCGCGAGGAGTTCGCGTCCGCCGGGGAGTCGCTGCGCGTGCGCACGATTTCCGGTGTGGTGCTCGGCGTGCTCGGCGTGGGGCTCGTGGTGCTGGGTGCGCAGCGCACCGGCGGGACGGCGGCCGCCACGGTCGGGGTCGGCGCGCTCGGCTTGATCTTCGCGGTGCTGCTCGCCGCGCCCGCGTTGTCGCGGCCGGTGGTCGGTGGACTCGGGGCGCTGGTGCGCCCGTTCGGGCCGATCGGCCGGATGGCCCGCAACAACGCGGCGCGCAATCCCCGCCGCACCGCCGCCACCGCCTTCGCCCTGACGCTCGGGTTGATGCTGGTCTCGGCGATCGGCATGCTCGGCGCCTCGGCGAAAGCCAGCGTCGGCGTGCTCGTGGACAAGGGCGTGCGAGCCGATTACGTGCTGGCGGGTCCACAGCTGCTCGGCGTGCCGTTCGGCGCCGCCGACGCCGCGCGTACCGAGGCGCCCGGCGTGGAGCAAGCGGTGGGTATGCGGGGCGCCCCCTTCAAGATCGGCGACGAGCAGGTGTTCGCCACATCGGCCGACGGTCCGCTGGGCGGCGTGCTGAACTATGAGATCGTGCGCGGCACCGACACGCCCGGCGCCCGCGACGTGCTCGTGTCGGAGGACGAGGCCGGTGAGCGCGGGTGGAAGGTCGGCGACCAGGTGACTCCGACCAGCGTCGACGGCAAGAAGGTCCCGCTCACGGTGACCGGTCTGTACAAGAAGAATCCGCTGCTGGGTCCGATGGTGGTGTCGCAGACGGTCTACGACGAGGTCGTCCCGCTCAACTTCCGGACCAACTTCCTGGTACTGATCAAGGCGCGACCTGGCGCTGACCTCACGCAGATGCGCGGCGACCTGGAGAAGGCGACGGAGCAATTCGTCGTGGTGCAGGTGCAGGACCGCGAGGAGTTCAAGGGCGCGCAGGGCAAGCAGATCAACACTTTGCTGGCCATCCTCTACGGCCTGCTCGCCTTGGCGGTGGTGATCGCGATCCTGGGCATCGTGAACACGCTCGCGCTGTCGGTGGTGGAGCGACGCAGGGAGATCGGCATGCTGCGCGCGGTGGGGATGCAGCGTGCCCAGGTGCGCCGGACGATCTATCTGGAGTCGATGCTGATCGCGGTGTTCGGCGCGATCGTCGGCATGGTGCTCGGGCTGGGGTTGGGCATCGGGTTCCTGCGGACGCTGCGCGACCTCGGGCTCGACCAGATCGCCATCCCGTGGAACCAGCTGGTGCTCGTCCTGGTCAGTTCGGCGGTCGTCGGAGTGCTGGCCGCCCTGTGGCCCGCCGTGCGGGCGGCACGCACGCCGCCGCTCGCGGCGATCGCCGACCTCTGA
- a CDS encoding DUF1801 domain-containing protein — translation MKNAQKSADEAIAKNKSSVGFTDEERAAMKEHAQELKTAARRGSRANKADGEKDVLAKIAEMSESDRAMAERLHAVVKASAPDLTPKLWYGMPAYAKDGKVVCFFQSAAKFKARYATFGFNDIANLDEGTMWPTAFAMTELTAADEAKIGELVKKAVR, via the coding sequence ATGAAGAACGCGCAGAAGTCCGCCGACGAAGCCATCGCGAAGAACAAGTCCTCTGTCGGATTCACCGACGAGGAACGAGCCGCGATGAAAGAACACGCCCAGGAGTTGAAGACGGCCGCACGCCGCGGCTCGCGCGCGAACAAGGCGGACGGGGAGAAAGACGTGCTCGCGAAGATCGCCGAGATGTCGGAATCGGATCGCGCCATGGCCGAACGGCTCCATGCCGTCGTCAAAGCCAGCGCACCGGACCTTACGCCGAAACTCTGGTACGGCATGCCCGCCTACGCGAAGGACGGCAAGGTCGTCTGCTTCTTCCAAAGTGCCGCGAAGTTCAAGGCGCGGTACGCGACGTTCGGCTTCAACGACATCGCGAACCTCGACGAAGGCACCATGTGGCCGACCGCTTTCGCGATGACCGAGTTGACCGCCGCCGACGAGGCGAAGATCGGTGAGTTGGTGAAGAAGGCGGTGAGGTGA
- a CDS encoding VWA domain-containing protein codes for MTDEAQSRRWRLVLGAAAEDGLGALGSGSDAAMDRALSALYNTGDETSPGKRTGGLQGSAPRVARWLGDIRGYFPATVVEVMQRDAVERLDLTQLLLEPELLEAVEPDVHLVGTLLSLNRVMPETTKATARMVVEKVVREIEQRIAAQTVAAVSGALNRAARVTRPRSRDIDWDRTIRKNLANYLPEHRTVVPERLVGYGRKAQAVRRDVVLAIDQSGSMAASVVYASVFGAVLASMRSLRTSLVVFDTEIVDLTDKLDDPVDVLFGTQLGGGTDINRALAYCQSLVTRPADTLFVLISDLYEGGIRDEMLRRVRSMQESGVQVVVLLALSDDGAPAFDHENAAALAALGIPAFACTPDKFPTLLAVALDRGDVQSWANANAAHH; via the coding sequence ATGACCGACGAAGCACAGTCCCGGCGTTGGCGACTGGTGCTCGGCGCGGCCGCGGAGGACGGGCTCGGCGCGCTGGGCTCCGGCTCGGACGCGGCCATGGACCGGGCGCTGTCGGCGCTGTACAACACCGGTGACGAGACGTCGCCGGGCAAGCGCACCGGCGGTTTGCAAGGTTCGGCGCCGCGCGTGGCCCGCTGGCTCGGCGATATTCGCGGCTACTTCCCCGCCACCGTCGTCGAGGTCATGCAGCGCGATGCCGTGGAGCGCCTCGATCTCACCCAGTTGCTGCTGGAGCCGGAACTGCTCGAAGCGGTGGAGCCGGACGTCCACCTGGTCGGCACCTTGCTGAGCCTGAACCGGGTGATGCCCGAGACGACCAAGGCGACCGCGCGGATGGTGGTGGAGAAGGTGGTGCGGGAGATCGAGCAGCGCATCGCGGCGCAAACCGTCGCCGCGGTCTCCGGTGCGCTGAACCGCGCCGCGCGCGTCACGCGGCCGAGATCGCGCGATATCGACTGGGACCGCACTATTCGCAAGAATCTCGCCAACTACCTGCCCGAGCATCGCACGGTGGTACCGGAACGCCTGGTCGGCTACGGCCGCAAGGCCCAGGCGGTGCGGCGCGACGTGGTGCTGGCCATCGACCAGTCGGGTTCGATGGCCGCCAGCGTGGTGTACGCGTCGGTGTTCGGCGCGGTGCTGGCCTCGATGCGGTCGCTGCGCACCTCGCTGGTGGTGTTCGACACCGAGATCGTCGACCTGACCGACAAACTCGACGACCCGGTGGACGTGCTGTTCGGCACGCAGCTCGGCGGCGGCACCGACATCAACCGCGCCCTCGCCTACTGTCAGTCCCTGGTCACCCGCCCGGCCGACACGCTGTTCGTCCTGATCTCCGACCTCTACGAGGGCGGCATCCGCGACGAGATGCTGCGCCGCGTCCGCTCGATGCAGGAGTCCGGTGTGCAGGTCGTCGTGCTGCTCGCCCTGTCCGACGACGGCGCCCCCGCCTTCGACCACGAAAACGCCGCGGCCCTCGCCGCGCTGGGCATACCGGCTTTCGCCTGCACCCCCGACAAGTTCCCCACCCTGTTGGCCGTGGCACTCGATCGCGGCGACGTCCAATCCTGGGCAAACGCCAACGCCGCACACCACTAG